In Macaca nemestrina isolate mMacNem1 chromosome 14, mMacNem.hap1, whole genome shotgun sequence, the sequence TGAGGTAGCCAGCGGGTGCTGCCAGGGGCTGTGCCAAGTTCCCCCAGGACTCACTTTCCAGGCCCGCAGTGCTGTTGGGGCTCAGAGGCCTGGGGCCAAAGTGGATGTACAGCCCCAGAGTCAGGTTGGCAGCAAACATGATGGCCGCTGTGGACAGACAGGTGGCCTCGTGGGGCCAGGACCCTCTGAGCCAGCTGTTTTTCTCAGAGTTCTTTCTGCAGAGCCCCTTGATACTTGTGTGGTCCAGCCCGTGTCTGGGACTAGAGACCCCTGGCAGGGCAGCAAGCTCTGTCTCCAGCCACGTGTCAGGCTCCCACCATGCCCACCACAGAGTGTCACAGCCAGTGTGTCCACTCGGAGCCCCAGTGGACCTTTCTGGAGCCACTGGCCTGGGCCAGGGCCCCGCTGATGCTACGGAGGCAGGTGCCCTACAGTTCCCAGACACACAGCCCCACCCCAAGGCAGGCCTGCACACCCAGCCCAGCCCCGACCCATGCGGAGGAGTGGGGCAGGAGGGCTGGCTGCAGGGTGCTTACCTGAGACGAAGAGCAGCACCTTGCGGCCAGCGAGGTCCATGGTGAGGGCAGCGATCAGCACAGACAGGAGCCGCACAGCCCCAACGATGGCTGCGTCATCCTTCGGGGGCTATGGGGAGGGAGGCCACCAGGGTTGAGGGACTTACCTGCTGTTCCCGTCCCCCTCCAGGACCCAGCTTGTCCCTGCTGGCACTGCAGGGGCTCAGGCCAGCAGCTCAGCGCAGGACTGAGTGGCCTGGCACCTGCAGCATGCTAGGCATCTACACTGTCCGAGCCTACGGGGCCTCTTGGGCAGGCACACATCTGCTCtgcccaccactacactcagctgGCACAGAATCCTGGCGTGATGATGACTTGCCAAACCGTGCTGTTACTAATCTCCAAATCTCATCTCACTCTGAGCCTTGGGGCAGGCCTACGGAGACGTGCTGCTATCTTCTTCTTGCAGAGGAGGAAGTTGAGGTTCAGCGGGGAAAGTGACTTCCCTCATCAAGTGGCAGATGCCACAGGGCTCTGAACCTGGGGTCTATCGCCTCAAGGGGTCCACGTTTCTATAAAGCTGGTTTCCTTTGTAATCCcatgtatttcatttaatttaaaaaatttctatatgtttttagagacagggtgtcactctgtcaccaggatggagcgcagtggtgAGATCGTGGCACGCtggagtctcaaactcctgggcttaagtgatcttcccgcctcagtctcGTGTTGGGATtatgccagtattttattttaaaacatttcagcttttcttaaaaacattctGAGAAGAGGTGAAGGCACAGGAACTGTCTCCACATGGCCCAGATCTCAGATCTTGCTGTGGCATCCCTGacacctggcacagagcaggtgtgGGCAAGGCCGGGGGTTGGGTAAATGTAGGAGCAGGCCCTGCCTCCCAAGCCGGGCCTGCCCTGCCAGCCTCCAGGGGACCCCGTGGGTGGGCGCCGGCCGGGGCTGGGCTCTCACCAGCAGGACAGCGGTGCTGTCGAAGATGGACTGCAGGTAGACCAGGATGGGCGTGATGCCCGTCAGCTGCTGCAGGAGACGCATCAGCAAGGCCACGGCGATGGGCCGGCACACGTGGGGGGCCCGTGCCTCAGCCCACGACACTCGGCTGCTCTGAAACACAAGGCCGCCACTGAGGGCGTTGGGCCAGCCTCTCCAGCAGGCACCATCCTGCCCTGGACTGCCAGGAGTTGGGTGGGAGACCCCCCTTTTCCCTCCTCCAGGAGAGAACCAGCTTACCAGGCCACCCAGGCTCTGGGGACAGCCCCCCAACCCCAACCCAGGCACTTGGATTAGTGGGAACTACTGTGGTCCTGTCTTCCAGGAAAAGCCTCCACGGCCACACACAGCTGAAGTGTGGGAGGCGGGCCTGCCAGGCTCATGCGCACACCCTCCTGCACCTGTCTCCGGACGTTGTCCTGGATTTGCTCGAACTCCCAGTGGACGTCGGCGTCCGTCCCGCGCAGCCAGGCCAGCGCCCGCAGGGCCTCCTCATCCCTGCCCCGAGAGAGCAGGAAGCGCGGCGAGTTGGGCATGAAGCTGAGCAGCAGGATCATGACGAGCACGGGCGCCTCCCCGGCCACAGCCAGCCAGCGCCACGGCAGCAGGAGGCCTGGGGGCGAGGAGCGGGTGAGGGGCCAGGTCCAGGCCTGGTAGAGCCCTTTCCCTCTGGAGCCTCTGAATAACCTCATCTGCCCTTTAAAGTCTAGTCCAAGGGCCACCTCCTATAGGAAGCCTACCCTGATTGCCCCAGGCAGGGTGGGGCTGCAGGGATTGCTCAGCCCCTGGCACATAGTGGGAAGTCCTTGGAAAGTCTTAGGGCCAGGGCCGGATGAGGAAGGACTAGGCTGGGCAGGCAAGGCCCTGGGCCTCCACCCAAGACCTCCAGGCCCCTTCACCTGAACAGCTGCATGCGCTGTGATTTCTTTTCTGTCTGGACTTCCCATCTGAGATGGCATTTGATGGAAGCTTTCTGCCGTTAAAATACAGTCTGGCCACTGTGGGTCCAGCAGAAGCCCTGGCTGCCCCAGCTAGGGACTGGGCCTGTGGCTAGAGGGGCAGGCCCTGCCTGGAGGTGCACAGCAAGGTGCTGGCTGAGTGGGGCCGGGATGCCAGATCTCTTGCCTCTCAGCCCAGGATCTGTTCTGGGGCAAATCATTCCCTTTCCACCCACGCCTACCTTGGCGGCACCCACCCCTCCCGCCAGCCTGCACACAGGAGTGCAGGGCCATACTTGCCAAGGGCGTAGAGAGACAGGGATCCGAACACTGCCATGAGCTGGGGTGTGGCCCCCAGAGCCCCGCGAACGCCTGGGGGAGCAATCTCAGACACGTACACCTGCAAGACACAGCCGCCGCACCAGCTTTTGCTGAGAATGCGGGTTCCTAGGCCCGGCCAAGATGGGGGGGGCGGCCCCTGTGAACCCCGGAAAGTGGGAAGTGGAGGCTTTCTGGTGGGGCTGTGTCCTGGTCATGACTCACTGTAGGACCTTGGGCGGCCTGCCTGATCTCCCTCTGTCCTCAGTTTCCCTAACTGTGAGGTGGGTGGAAGGACTTAGCTCGGAAATGAGCAGCATGATGCTGGGAAGGAGGCCCGAGGGCTCCCAGGCTCCAGGGCTGAGCAGGTGAGTCCGTGCCTCCCAGTGAGTTCTGTCTCCTCTGCTGGGCTCACCAGGCCCCGTGTGGAGTACCGGATAAAATAAGAAGGTCCCAGGGCGGGTGTCGGGCAGGGACTTCCCTCTCCTACCCATTGCTCAATGCGGATTTTCTCCAATTGAGTAATACATCTGACCAGTCAAGAAATGGGGTAGAAGGCTTGGAAAGTCCAGAGAGGGGGCAGCTGGGGACCTGGAGACAATTTCCCCCAAATTAGCTGCCCTGCTGGGGGTGAGCTGAGGGCATCCGCAGGGAAGGCAAACAATTCTCATTGCCCAGAAGGCATGGAGGCCGGGAGGCCTTAGTCAGATGGAGGCTCAGCACCAATACAGAGGCACTGGGGCCCCTGGGTGGGAAGGTCTGGCCTTACCGGGATGCAGGCGGCTGTGAGCCCCCCGGCGAAGCCCGTCAGCGTCCTTCCGAGCAGCAGCATCCAGAGGCCATGCGCACCCGCCATGAGCGCATAGCCGGCCGCCGATGGCACAGCTGAGAACATGATGCTCAGCTTCCGGCCCAGGAGGTCGTTGAGGATCATGGCACTCAGGCCTCCGGCTGCTGCTCCCAAGGTGAACACGGACTGCAGGGGAAGGGGGTGCAGGGCAGATATGTCTGGGCACTGCGCACCCCACTCTCATCAGAGTCCAGGGACAGCTTCTTCTCTAGGCCGACCCCAGGAGCTGGTCAAGCACTTGACCAAGTCAAGCACTTGAAGCAGGGAGCCTCCTGTCTTCAAGGGACAGCCATTTGTTAGGGATGCTCAAACAGGGAGTCCTGCTCTAAGGAAGAGGCACTGCCACATATACACAGTGGTTCTGTCCAGCCTGATGTTTAAATGTCTAATATTTTAATACAGGAGAATTCTGTGACTTGAAGGCCCTGGGCTTTAAGATTTGGAGGTTCTTAAGTTCCCTGTACAGCAGCAACTGGGACCCCCTCTGGACTCTGCTAACTGGTAGTGGGACCTGGGCACATTGCCCagcctgtctgagcctcagtttcgaGGGCTGTCTTACGGGGAGAGTTCTACCTCGTGGGGTTGGCCCTGGGAGTCAATGAACGTTCAGTGCCCAACacgtgcctggcacataggaagtgctCAGTAAATCTTATCTTAACTACTATGTTGTAACTACATCTGAGGCTATTAAGATTGTAATTCTAGACTCTGGGACTTTGGGATCTTCCTCTCCATCAGCCCACAATCTATCCTGCAGACCCTCCTTGCCCCAGCCAGTGCCTCTCCCCACTGACACCTGATACCCTTGCCCCCATCCAGCCAACTGTGGGTGTGGGGACCTGGGGAAGCCTCAACCCTACCTAGTGTAGACCCTGACAGCCACCTCcccacctgctccttccttcacCCTCTCCACTGGCTTTCAGTTCCTCATTTCAGAGGAATCCTGTAGCTTTACCCCACCCACCAGTGGCCTAGATggctgggggcggggggagcCCTGGAGGGGCTCCCAAGGTGGAGAATTTGGGAGGTCCCTAGCTGGGGACAAGGCTCAGCAGGTCCCTGCTCCCTACACCCACCCTCCTCCGAGGATGGTCCTTACCCCGAACCAGGATGCCTGGGATTTGGTCAGATGCAGGTCGGGATCCAAGGAGTGCTCcagggctgggatgacaggggaTGTGTAGACCAGAGCATACCCAAAGCTGAAATTGCCAAGCACTGCGGCGAAGGTGGCCAGGAACACCCTTTTGTTCTGCAGGGCCCTGGTGATGGTGGCGGACAAAAGGACCAGGGTCTCTGAGTCCCTCCTCCAGGAACCATTGCCTTTTCTGAACCCAGTGGCTGCCCAGCTCAGCGGGCAGTGCTGGGGAGGCCTGGGTCCAAGGCCATTCAGGTTCCCAGGGCCTGAGCCCCAGCTCCCCTGGGAAATTCCCAGGCCATTGTTAGCTCATCGCCGTGGCTGAGCCTCTGGTACTGGGGCCTTTTCTCCGGAAGAGGAGGCTCTGTGTTCTGCCCCCAGGTCTGCGGCTGGaggcttgctgtgtgacctcaggcagacCCCTTGCTCGCTGGGGCCTCAGTCTTCCTGTCTGTGGCAGTAGGGGGCTGGGCCCGGTACTCCCGTGGATCGTTCCTTCCCTTAGAGGCACCGGTTCCTTAAATAGGAGTAGCTTGTCCGGGACAGGAGGGAGCCAGATGGCCCCTCGGTGGCGACTAGGTCAGGGGAGGCCCAGGGTGGGAGCGCGCCGCCGGCTGCAGGGAACCAGAGCCacccccaggccccacccccaggccccacccccaggccccAACCCAGCGACTCTCACCCGACCCGCGCCCTGTCCCCTGGCGACGGGGGCGGCTTCTCGGGGAAGGTGTCGTAGTCCGGGCCCTCGGCTCCCAGCAGCGGCTCCTGCATGGCCGGGTCTCTCTCCGGGCGAGCGGAGGGCGCTCAGACTGGAGCAGCCGCACCGGGCCCGCAGCTCCACCGGCCAGGCCCCGCCCCTCAGTCGCGATTGGCTGCGGGATGGCCCTGCAGAGCCGCGCCGGCCAATGAGGCGGCCGCACGCTGTCCTGATGCTCGGATGCGGACCCGGCTTCCCAGGGCGCGGCCCGCACCGCGTGCGCACCCAAAGGTCCCGCCCCCGAGACAGGATGGGGGTCCCAGGGCGGAGCCCCTGCCAGATAGTCCGGGGTCCTCGCGGAGCGCCGGGAGCTGCTCACCCGGCCCGGGTCTTGCAGGCGTGACTGCGGCAATGCGCGCAGGCCCCGTCGTACCCGCTTCCGCGGGGtggaaaccgaggcccagagaggtgaagccGCTCGCCAGGTCACAGCGAATGCGCACCTCGCTCCGCCTTATGCTCTAGCTCTCCCTGTTGCGTGGCGTCTCAGGGCCACCTCTGCCCTGGCTCTCCCTGGCACCAGGGAATCGCGGTGTGTCAGGGCAGCAGCGGATGTGCGGCACGAAGGAGGCAGGAGGGGCCGGGCGGGGCGCTGTGGGCAGCTGCAGTGGGCGAGGTCTGTATCCTCCACCCCAGGCTCTGATGGTAGAAATAACCTGAACTCGTGACacgtcacccaggtagtaagataacattgaaaaataagaaaagcagaaaTGGAAAATTCCCGGGAAGCCCGTCCTCAAAAAATCCCACAGCAGTTCCACCTCTCTCTTTGGGCCTTTTCGGGAAGAGGACGAAATCACGCCCTGCTCTGCTGGATGGACGTGCCACACACGCTTTTAAACGGATCCTTTGTTGCTGAGTATTTGGGTCATTTCCCATGTTTAGCTATTAACGTagtaaagcatttttaaaagttagaattcCCCTTATTatgattgaaataaaaacataatagaaCAATAAAGAGAATCACATCCATCTCCCGTCAGCCTGATCTTGAAGGCATTTTAGCCTCTTTTCTTCCAGTCTTTTCTCCATGTGCCTATTTTGCGTATTTGGGCCCTCATTAAATCCTGTAGCCCCTTTACATCATCGTTTTCTTGCCGTCAAGATCATAGGCTTTGGACTCAGGCGCACCCGGTATAGTGATCAGGCTGCACAGTCCTCATGgccatgtatatacatatatgtatttttacatgcacgcatatatgcatgtatttttacacgcatgcacacacgcacgcatTTTTACACGGATGCACACACGCATGTGTTttcacacgcatgcacacatgcgTTTCACACGCATGCATACATGTTTgttttacatacatacatgtatgtgtttaaatacatgcatatatgtatgtgttttacatgtatgcatatatatgtatgtgtttttacatataagcatatatgtatgcatttttacatataaacatatatatgtattttttttgagacggagtctcgctctgttgcccaggctggagtgcagtggtgcaatctcagcttactgcaacctccgcctcccgggttcaagtgatcatcctgcctcagcctcccaagtagctgggattacaggcatgtgccaccacgcttagctaatttttgtatttttagtgagacggggtttcaccatgttggccaggttggtctcaagctacagacctcgtgatcctcctgcttcagcctcagaaagttctgggattacaggcgtgagccactgcagttggccttctcttttttttcaatgtatttttttcttttaaactcaactttaggccaggcacagtggtgtgtgcctgtcccagcatttaggaggccaaggtaggaggactgcttgaggccaggagtctgataccagcctgggcaacaaagtgagaccctgtctctacaaaaaactaacacaaattatccaggtgtgatggcgagtgcctgtggtcccagctactcggaaggcagaggtgggaagattgcgcccaccaccacacctggctaatttttgcatttttagtagagacagggtttcactgtgttggccaggctggtagctgggattataggcacccaccaccacacctggctaatttttgcatttttagtggagacagggtttcaccgtgttggccaggctggtctcaaacttccaacctcaggtgatccgcccgccttggcttcccaaagtgctgggattacaggtgtgagtcaccacgcccagcccatttccACCCTTCTAGAAGGTTTCTTTGTGCCTGTCTGAAGTCAGCCTCCTTTCCCTGCTCACCAGTAAACTATTAATCTGCTCACCAGTAAACTATTAATCAGTAAACTATAAATCTATTAAGCTTTCTGTGACAATAGATTAGAGTGGTCTTATAAAGAGAACCTATGTGAAGTATTCTTTTGTCTGCCTTCTTTTTTCAGCATGTTTGTGAGATTTATCCATATGCCGATTTTCAGTGATGTGTCCTTTTTTGCAGCCGCGTAGTGCAGTGTTTTATGGATGCAGCACAGTTTTTTTGCTAAAAGAATGAGCCGGTGTGAGCCCTCTTGCACAGAACCATTtaacacctttttttttgagacagagtctcgctctgtcacccagcctggagtgcagtggcgccatctcagcttactgcaagctccacctcctgggttcacaccattctcctgcctcagcctcctgagtagctggaactacaggtgcttgccaccatgcccagctaattttttctatttttactagagatggggtttcactgtgttagccaggatggtctcgatctcctgacctcgtgatccacccgcctcggcctcccaaagtgctgggattacaggcgtgagtcaccgcacctggccctgtttACCAGCCTTTTAATGTTAAAGGTTGGGTGGATGAACCTGAATTTGTCATGAATCTTCTGTCATGGGCATCAAAGCTGTTTCAAACTGTAGGGGTAGAATCTGTTTCCTCACCCATTATTACAAGACCAGCAGATCCACGTGCCTGCTCCGCAGTGACTCCATGACACACCAGTGCCCCACGGCAACAGGGTTCGCAGCAGGGAAGAGGTTAGTGATTGCAGGGCACGAGCAAGGAGATAGGAGGAGACCCCATGCCTGGCCCGTGTCAGTAGTTTCATTGGTACACAGGACCCAAAAGAACATCTCAAATGGAACCTTTGTCTGGGAGCGGTGCctcccacttgtaatcccaccactttgggaggccaaggtgggcggatcacctgaagtcaggagttcgagaccagcctggccaacatggggaaaccccgcctctactaaaaatacaaagaattagccaggtggggtggcatgtgcctgtaatcccagctgcttgggaggctgaggcgagagaatcacttgaatccaggaggcggaggttgcagtgagccgagattgcgccattgtacttcagcctgggcaaccagagcaaaactctgtctcaaaaaaaaaaaaaaaaaaaaaaaaaggaaacctttgTAATGTTCAAGTTGTTATCTATAGGGCAGTGAGGGAGAGCTGCAATCTTGTAACAGAGTCTGTGTGATTCTAATGCAACGGGCACCAAAAAACTTTGAGGTCAGTGAGCAAGTTGACCTAGTGATGGTTGCTGAATGTGCGACAAGCCTGgtttattctcatttttcctcccttcttcttccttGATTAATCTTATAAAGTTTATAGGGACGGTATCATCATCATCAGGGCCATGGGTGACAGTTCTATAACAAAAGGCAGGTTCACAAGAGAAAAGCACACCAGATTTACTTAATCAAAGCTTTAGGTGACAGGGAGCCATCAGAAGTGGAGACTCAGAGCCCAGGGAGGATGGCTCCTGTGCTTAGAGTCAGTGGAGAACGGGCAGCCATGTGGACAGGTGTCAGACGGCAGGGGATGCCTGTGGGGGTGGACTGTGGGGGTGGACTGGTtccttggcctctctgtgcagtGCTTCCTCCCCCGGGGATGGGGCAGAACCCTCGGAGCAAGGGTCTTACGACCCACAGTCAGACAAGGTGGGCATGGCCATCTCCTTCCCAGAAAGGCAGGTAGGGTTCGAGTCGTGTGTCTAGGTCTCATGGCTGGCTTTTGGGAGACAGGGGCTCCAGTGTCCATGACCCACCTGGGGAAAGAGGAATTCTGGCTTCTGTGACTTGCTGCGGGGGAGAAAGAGGGCAGGAGacaagagaggaggagaaggttgGAGAAAGACTTGGGATGCACCAAAGGACTTCTGGTTTCCTTTAGTCCTGAATCCTTGTGCCAGGCACCCTGCTTGTGGGGATCATAGTCTGAACCCCAACAAACCGTTTTTGCTGTTAAAATTAACAtgctggggccgggtgcggtagatcacgcctgtaatcccagcactttgggaggccaaggtgggaggatcacctgaggttgggagtttgagaccagcctgaccaacatggagaaaccctgtctctactaacactacaaaattagccgcgcgtggtggtgggctcctgtagtcccagctacttgggaggctgaggcaggagaattgcttgaacccaggaggtggaggttgtggtgagctgagatcacgccattgcactctccagcctgggggcaaaaaagtgaaactccaactcaaaaaaaaaatatatatatatatatggtgaacatctttgtttttaaagaatgattTCCTTCTGCAGGGACTGCTTTTGTGACCTCTAAAGCCTGTTTTAACTTTCTCATGGGGAAGCTCACCTTCCTCCTGTCCTTCTCTCCTGGGTCTGTGGCAGACAGGCTGCTTGGGGACCTGGCCTCTGAGGGGGTGTGGAGGCGCCCCCCAATCCATAGTGCTGAGCACACAATGGGTGTCTGGAAGCCCCTTGCTGACTTGAACTCAGAGTCCTCTCCCCTTCCGTGGCCTCCCACCCCGGGCAGGAATCTCAGTTCAGAGCAGCAGAAAGAGAGCTGGTCTGGGGGGACCCTGGCTCTGCTGTGGTGCCTGGGACAGCCACTGCCCCTTTGTGCTGGCCACACCCACAGCGAGGTCTCCCTCCTTTCCTGTCATTCCTGCTGGGCCCCTCCCCGAGGAAGGCCCCAGGGGGGGTGGGTCCTGTAGAGGAAAACTCGAGGGGGTGCACTCAGTTGCCACTGCCCGCCGCGTGTCCCTGGGGAGCACGGCAGCTGAGGGCAGGCCCCTCCAGGACGTGGGACTTCCCGTGGCTGGAAGGTGACCGAGCCTTGCACACCCAGCTGGGGTAAGAGGGAGGGGCCTGGAGTCCAGCTTGGGGGCAGGATCTGGAGGGGGCAGGGCAGAGCATCCCTGGTGCTGGTTTGCTGGTCCAGGGCACTGGGTCTTAAATGATCTGGTCCAGACTCTGCCCTGTTGCAGGGGAGGGGCTGAGGCCTGGCACTTGGAAGCTGTTTCCCAGGTCTCCATGGGGGCTGCTGTAGGGGCCTCTGCCAATCTCTGGGGCTTCTCAGGAGCCACTGGTCCCGctgagcctcacttttctcatctgtaggaTGGATGTCACCTGTGCCCACCTCACAGCTGCTGTGTGGGGGGAGGGCAGTTGGCTGCGTTGATACAGTCCCTGCAGTTTGACAAAGGTCCCCCCAGACCAGTCTGACAGCTTCCCAGTTCTCCGGAAACGGGCCGAGCTGCATTCCAGGACCTGACACCAGGGCCGAGGTCTCCGAGGGGACAGTAGGGCTGCCGTGTCTTGGGAAGGTAGGAGGCGGGGAGCAGATGCCGGGGGGTGCTCATCCAACCCTTGGGGTCTCCCTCACCCCGTTTTACAGAggagaagactgaggctcagagctgCTGCCCAGGGTCACTTCTGGGTCACCTCATGCCCCCTGCTTTGGCCTATGCCCCCCACATCAGGCCTTCCTGAGGGAGTGGACCAGAGGGACAGCAGAgggtgggcaggtgggcaggtggggCCCTTCCCCGAGGAGGGCCTGCCCCTTGCCTCCTCCTTCCCGCAGATGGGCCGCCCAGGGCCCCCAGGGGAGAAGGTCTCTGGTGCCCGGCTGTCTGGTGTCCCCAATGTCCCCAGAGATGTCCCTGGTGATGTCATCCCTGGCCCTGAAGACTCGGACTTGGTGCCCTCCATGACCCTGGCTGCAGCCCTTATCCTGCTGTTCCTCCTGCTGTCGGCCTGGCTGGTGTGGGACGGGCCCTGCCAAGGCTGCTGCTAATGTGGGCTCCAGGGCAGGGTTGAAGCCTGGGCCTGGCACAGAGTTGGGAGAGGCACAGCCGGGCCTCCTAGCGACACCCTGGGCCAGCTCCATTCCACCCTTTTCCACAGCAGCCACAGCGGGACCCGAAGACTCCCCAGTGGGACCCTGGGTGGCACCAGACTCTGCCATTGAAGGCAGGGAGCGTGCTTCCGGGGACGGCCCCGGATGTTGGGCTGAGAGGCTCAGGCAGCCCCA encodes:
- the LOC105471869 gene encoding solute carrier family 2, facilitated glucose transporter member 6 isoform X1; protein product: MQEPLLGAEGPDYDTFPEKPPPSPGDRARVGALQNKRVFLATFAAVLGNFSFGYALVYTSPVIPALEHSLDPDLHLTKSQASWFGSVFTLGAAAGGLSAMILNDLLGRKLSIMFSAVPSAAGYALMAGAHGLWMLLLGRTLTGFAGGLTAACIPVYVSEIAPPGVRGALGATPQLMAVFGSLSLYALGLLLPWRWLAVAGEAPVLVMILLLSFMPNSPRFLLSRGRDEEALRALAWLRGTDADVHWEFEQIQDNVRRQSSRVSWAEARAPHVCRPIAVALLMRLLQQLTGITPILVYLQSIFDSTAVLLPPKDDAAIVGAVRLLSVLIAALTMDLAGRKVLLFVSAAIMFAANLTLGLYIHFGPRPLSPNSTAGLESESWGNLAQPLAAPAGYLTLVPLLATMFFIMGYAMGWGPITWLLMSEVLPLRARGVASGLCVLASWLTAFVLTKSFLPVVSAFGLQVPFFFFAAICLVSLVFTGCCVPETKGRSLEQIESFFRTGRRSFLR
- the LOC105471869 gene encoding solute carrier family 2, facilitated glucose transporter member 6 isoform X2, yielding MQEPLLGAEGPDYDTFPEKPPPSPGDRARVGALQNKRVFLATFAAVLGNFSFGYALVYTSPVIPALEHSLDPDLHLTKSQASWFGSVFTLGAAAGGLSAMILNDLLGRKLSIMFSAVPSAAGYALMAGAHGLWMLLLGRTLTGFAGGLTAACIPVYVSEIAPPGVRGALGATPQLMAVFGSLSLYALGLLLPWRWLAVAGEAPVLVMILLLSFMPNSPRFLLSRGRDEEALRALAWLRGTDADVHWEFEQIQDNVRRQSSRVSWAEARAPHVCRPIAVALLMRLLQQLTGITPILVYLQSIFDSTAVLLPPKDDAAIVGAVRLLSVLIAALTMDLAGRKVLLFVSGYAMGWGPITWLLMSEVLPLRARGVASGLCVLASWLTAFVLTKSFLPVVSAFGLQVPFFFFAAICLVSLVFTGCCVPETKGRSLEQIESFFRTGRRSFLR